The Populus nigra chromosome 4, ddPopNigr1.1, whole genome shotgun sequence genome contains the following window.
TTGCCTTAGAGGATGGTCATCTTTGCTAGCTCTTGCTGTGCCTACTTGTGTTTCTGTTTGCCTTGAGTGGTGGTGGTATGAGTTCATGATAATGCTATGCGGACTACTTATTAACCCAAAAGCGACAGTAGCTTCAATGGGAATTCTTATCCAGACAACGTCGTTAGTCTATGTTTTTCCATCATCTCTAAGCCTTGGAGTCTCAACAAGAGTTGGAAATGAGCTAGGGGCCAACCGCCCGGCAAAAGCCCGCATTTCCATGATTGTTTCCCTGGTATGTGCGGTCGCTTTGGGCGTTATGGCCATGCTATTCACAACATTGATGAGGCATCAATGGGGCAGATTTTTCACCAATGATGCTGAAATCCTAGAGCTAACATCAATAGCATTGCCAATTGCTGGGCTTTGCGAGCTTGGAAATTGCCCCCAGACAACTGGTTGTGGGGTTTTAAGAGGGAGTGCTAGGCCTACCATTGGAGCAAATATCAATTTAGGTTCATTTTACTTGGTGGGTATGCCAGTTGCAATGTTTCTGGGGTTTGTGGCTAAAATGGGGTTTGCAGGACTCTGGCTCGGATTGCTTGCAGCTCAAGCTTCTTGTGCCCTGTTGATGCTGTATGCTCTATGCACAACAGACTGGACGGTTCAAGTAGAGAGAGCAAGATTGCTCACACAAACATCTGGAGCGTGTACTACTCCAATATTACCAATATCATCATCCAAGCCAGAAGTTATGACCACTAAGGAAGCTAACAGTAACAAGGCTAATCTTGAAGACATATTGTGCATTAATGATGATCTTGTGAAGTCAGCTTCACTTGAAACAGACCCACTGATATCCACAACACAAACCGTGCATTAATTAGACTTCTACACTTGAATTCCTCATTTTTGCCCCGCTCTTCAGAAGCTtatgtgaattttatttattagactTCCCATTGATTTCCCACTTGTACTGTAGaaccaacttttttttcttatctttcatctcctttttctatttttcttttttcttctccatgATGTATTATTAATAACATGGTAGAGTAGACTACTTCATACTTTGAAATTATTTAAGCTCTCCACATTGTCAAGTTGAGAGGAAAAGGAGAgatggggagagagagagagagagagagagaggaagaaaaaaggtTTAATCTGTCGGTTGTTTTTGAAGCGTGGAGGAGGGGGGAGAGAGAGGATCTTGCTTAACTTTCTTGCTGTTGCCTTCCATATAAGGTAACAACCTAGGCTGCCTAAAATGGAAAAATTAGCGTAATACCCTCTGAGTTTTGTCCAAAGCACGCACACtctatatatatcttaattcaAGTCCTTATGtagaactctctctctctctctctctctctctctctctctatatgtatatatatatagagagagagagagagagagttctaCATAAGGACTtgaattaagatatatatatatatatatatatatgtgtgtgtgtgtgtgtgtgtgtgtgtgtgtgtgtgtgtgtgtgtgaacatATTCCACCTTTcttatcatcaatattttataatcaattcAAGTGTGGAATAATTAATATTCGGTGGTGTAATCTTTTTCATTCTAGTTTCTAACAACCTTCcccttaatttaattagatacaAAAAATTACAGATGCCGCAGAATTTTACCTTTCCTTTTCAGAAGAAGATGTCACGTGGTTGATGGGTTCATCGATAAGGGCTGTACTTTGCacct
Protein-coding sequences here:
- the LOC133691486 gene encoding protein DETOXIFICATION 48, encoding MCNPTPAKPSSFLCPKKPQFSNKPNKTMDPYTDDDQEEQLHGWPTPSEALQEIKEIAKISGPTAMTGLVLYSRAMISMLFLGYLGELELAGGSLSIGFANITGYSVLSGLAMGMEPICGQAYGAKHWKILGLTLQRTVLLLLSTSVPISFMWLNMKSILLWCGQDKEISSVAHTFILFSIPDLFLLSLLHPLRIYLRTQSITLPITYCSAISVLLHVPLNFLLVVHFKMGIAGVAIAMVWTNLNLFLSLASFIYISGVYKDSWVSPSMDCLRGWSSLLALAVPTCVSVCLEWWWYEFMIMLCGLLINPKATVASMGILIQTTSLVYVFPSSLSLGVSTRVGNELGANRPAKARISMIVSLVCAVALGVMAMLFTTLMRHQWGRFFTNDAEILELTSIALPIAGLCELGNCPQTTGCGVLRGSARPTIGANINLGSFYLVGMPVAMFLGFVAKMGFAGLWLGLLAAQASCALLMLYALCTTDWTVQVERARLLTQTSGACTTPILPISSSKPEVMTTKEANSNKANLEDILCINDDLVKSASLETDPLISTTQTVH